One segment of Macaca fascicularis isolate 582-1 chromosome 4, T2T-MFA8v1.1 DNA contains the following:
- the LOC107129591 gene encoding histone H3.1, translated as MARTKQTARKSTGGKAPRKQLATKAARKSAPATGGVKKPHRYRPGTVALREIRRYQKSTELLIRKLPFQRLVREIAQDFKTDLRFQSSAVMALQEACEAYLVGLFEDTNLCAIHAKRVTIMPKDIQLARRIRGERA; from the coding sequence ATGGCTCGGACGAAGCAGACAGCCCGCAAGTCCACCGGCGGCAAGGCACCGCGGAAGCAGCTGGCCACCAAGGCAGCGCGCAAAAGCGCTCCAGCGACTGGCGGTGTGAAGAAGCCCCACCGCTACcggccaggcactgtggcctTGCGCGAGATCCGCCGTTATCAGAAGTCGACTGAGTTGCTCATCCGCAAACTGCCATTTCAGCGCCTGGTGCGAGAAATCGCGCAGGATTTCAAAACTGACCTTCGTTTCCAGAGCTCGGCGGTGATGGCGCTGCAAGAGGCGTGCGAGGCCTATCTGGTGGGGCTCTTTGAGGACACCAATCTCTGTGCCATTCACGCCAAGCGCGTCACTATTATGCCTAAGGACATCCAGCTTGCGCGTCGTATTCGTGGTGAGCGAGCATAA
- the LOC107126377 gene encoding histone H2A type 1, whose translation MSGRGKQGGKARAKAKTRSSRAGLQFPVGRVHRLLRKGNYAERVGAGAPVYLAAVLEYLTAEILELAGNAARDNKKTRIIPRHLQLAIRNDEELNKLLGKVTIAQGGVLPNIQAVLLPKKTESHHKAKGK comes from the coding sequence ATGTCTGGACGTGGTAAGCAGGGAGGCAAGGCTCGCGCCAAGGCCAAAACCCGCTCCTCTAGAGCCGGGCTCCAGTTTCCCGTGGGGCGAGTGCACCGCCTGCTCCGCAAGGGCAACTATGCTGAGCGGGTCGGGGCCGGCGCTCCGGTTTACCTAGCGGCGGTGCTGGAGTACCTGACCGCAGAGATCCTGGAGCTGGCGGGCAACGCAGCCCGCGACAACAAAAAGACTCGCATCATCCCGCGCCACCTGCAGCTGGCCATCCGCAACGACGAGGAGCTCAACAAGCTGCTTGGTAAAGTTACCATCGCTCAGGGCGGTGTTCTGCCTAACATCCAGGCCGTGTTGCTCCCCAAGAAGACTGAGAGCCACCACAAAGCTAAGGGCAAGTAA
- the H4C13 gene encoding histone H4 has product MSGRGKGGKGLGKGGAKRHRKVLRDNIQGITKPAIRRLARRGGVKRISGLIYEETRGVLKVFLENVIRDAVTYTEHAKRKTVTAMDVVYALKRQGRTLYGFGG; this is encoded by the coding sequence ATGTCTGGGCGCGGCAAAGGTGGGAAGGGTCTGGGCAAAGGAGGCGCTAAGCGCCACCGCAAAGTCCTGCGCGACAATATTCAGGGTATCACCAAGCCAGCCATCCGACGCCTGGCACGGCGAGGAGGCGTTAAGCGCATATCAGGCCTTATATACGAGGAGACGCGCGGAGTTCTTAAGGTGTTTTTGGAGAATGTGATCCGCGATGCAGTTACCTACACGGAACATGCCAAACGCAAGACAGTCACGGCCATGGACGTGGTTTACGCGCTCAAGCGCCAGGGTCGCACCCTCTATGGCTTTGGCGGCTGA